In Euphorbia lathyris chromosome 10, ddEupLath1.1, whole genome shotgun sequence, a single genomic region encodes these proteins:
- the LOC136208981 gene encoding ABC transporter G family member 22-like isoform X2: MGPSGSGKTTLLSLLGGRLTQSTVSGSVTFNDQPYSKFLKSRIGFVTQDDVLFPHLTVKETLTYAARLRLPKTLTKEQKEKRAIDVIYELGLERCQDTMIGGSFVRGVSGGERKRVSIGNEIIINPSLLFLDEPTSGLDSTTALRIVQMLQDIAEAGKTVVTTIHQPSSRVFHKFDKLILLGKGHLLYFGKASEAMAYFASIGCNPLITMNPAEFLLDLANGNINDVSVPSELEDRVQMGNSDTETRNGKPSPAVVHEYLVEAYETRVAEMEKKKIMDPIPLDEEVKLKVSSPKRQWGASWWEQYTILFCRGIKERRHDYFSWLRITQVLATAVILGLLWWRSDSRSPEGLQMQDQAGLLFFIGVFWGFFPVFTAIFTFPQERAMLNKERAADMYRLSAYFLARTTSDLPLDLLLPVLFLVVVYFMAGLKMSAAPFFLSLLTVFLCIVAAQGLGLAIGATLMDLKKATTLASVTVMTFMLAGGFFVKKVPIFIAWIRYMSFNYHTYKLLLKVQYEDMLPPMNGLRVGNGRREVIALVLMVFGYRLLAYISLRKMKLNCGA, translated from the exons ATGGGTCCTTCAGGAAGTGGAAAAACAACTCTCCTTAGTTTGCTTGGTGGCAGGTTAACTCAGTCTACGGTTTCTGGTTCTGTCACTTTCAACGACCAACCTTACTCTAAGTTCCTCAAAAGTAG GATAGGATTTGTGACTCAAGATGATGTTTTGTTTCCTCACCTTACAGTGAAAGAAACATTAACATATGCAGCCCGTCTCCGGTTACCGAAGACATTGACAAAAGAACAGAAGGAAAAGAGAGCCATTGATGTCATCTATGAGCTTGGATTAGAAAG GTGCCAAGATACTATGATTGGAGGCTCTTTCGTCCGCGGGGTATCGGGTGGGGAAAGGAAACGAGTGAGCATTGGAAATGAGATTATAATCAATCCTTCTCTTTTGTTTCTTGATGAACCAACCTCCGGCTTGGATTCCACAACAGCTTTAAGGATTGTTCAGATGCTACAAGACATAGCAGAG GCTGGGAAAACAGTTGTAACAACAATTCACCAGCCATCAAGTAGAGTATTTCACAAGTTTGACAAGTTAATCCTTCTTGGAAAAGGGCACCTGTTGTATTTCGGAAAAGCGTCAGAAGCCATGGCGTACTTTGCATCGATAGGTTGCAACCCTCTTATCACCATGAATCCAGCAGAATTCTTATTAGACCTTGCAAATGGAAACATAAATGATGTTTCTGTGCCATCCGAACTGGAGGATAGAGTCCAAATGGGGAATTCAGACACCGAAACACGAAACGGAAAACCATCTCCTGCTGTTGTGCATGAA TATCTCGTCGAAGCCTATGAGACTCGAGTTGCagaaatggagaagaagaaaataatggACCCCATACCTCTTGATGAAGAAGTGAAGCTGAAAGTTTCTTCGCCAAAGCGACAATGGGGAGCAAGCTGGTGGGAGCAATACACAATATTGTTCTGCAGAGGTATCAAAGAAAGACGACACGACTATTTCAGCTGGTTGAGAATCACACAAGTTCTTGCAACTGCAGTTATATTGGGATTACTGTGGTGGCGATCAGACAGTCGAAGCCCCGAAGGCCTGCAAATGCAAGATCAG GCAGGGCTGCTTTTCTTTATCGGAGTTTTTTGGGGATTCTTTCCTGTCTTCACAGCCATCTTTACATTTCCTCAAGAAAGAGCTATGCTCAATAAAGAACGAGCAGCAGACATGTATCGATTAAGTGCATATTTCTTGGCAAGGACTACAAGCGATCTTCCTCTAGATCTACTTCTGCCAGTACTTTTCCTTGTGGTTGTCTACTTCATGGCTGGTTTGAAAATGAGTGCTGCTCCATTTTTCCTCAGCCTGCTCACTGTTTTCCTCTGCATTGTTGCTGCCCAG GGACTCGGACTCGCTATTGGGGCTACATTGATGGACTTGAAGAAGGCTACAACACTAGCCTCAGTAACTGTGATGACCTTTATGCTGGCCGGAGGTTTCTTCGTCAAG AAAGTTCCGATTTTTATAGCTTGGATCCGTTATATGTCCTTCAACTACCACACTTACAAGCTTCTTCTCAAGGTCCAATACGAGGATATGTTGCCTCCAATGAACGGATTAAGAGTAGGCAATGGTAGGAGAGAAGTTATTGCTCTGGTTTTGATGGTTTTCGGCTACCGTCTATTGGCATATATTTCATTGCGCAAAATGAAGCTCAACTGTGGAGCATAA
- the LOC136208981 gene encoding ABC transporter G family member 22-like isoform X1, whose product MEKTSITSLVRTKSDQLVETVAAAFKSPPSGEAGRGMTSENSGGMLSRKSSRRQSPGRSSNAGGRNTHIRKSRSAQMKFDFDDVSSGAALSRASSASLGLSFSFSGFNMPPDEIADSKPFSDDDTPEDVEAAAGKRKPKFQTEPTLPIYLKFTDVGYKVIIKAIRSTEEKEILNGISGSVSPGEVLALMGPSGSGKTTLLSLLGGRLTQSTVSGSVTFNDQPYSKFLKSRIGFVTQDDVLFPHLTVKETLTYAARLRLPKTLTKEQKEKRAIDVIYELGLERCQDTMIGGSFVRGVSGGERKRVSIGNEIIINPSLLFLDEPTSGLDSTTALRIVQMLQDIAEAGKTVVTTIHQPSSRVFHKFDKLILLGKGHLLYFGKASEAMAYFASIGCNPLITMNPAEFLLDLANGNINDVSVPSELEDRVQMGNSDTETRNGKPSPAVVHEYLVEAYETRVAEMEKKKIMDPIPLDEEVKLKVSSPKRQWGASWWEQYTILFCRGIKERRHDYFSWLRITQVLATAVILGLLWWRSDSRSPEGLQMQDQAGLLFFIGVFWGFFPVFTAIFTFPQERAMLNKERAADMYRLSAYFLARTTSDLPLDLLLPVLFLVVVYFMAGLKMSAAPFFLSLLTVFLCIVAAQGLGLAIGATLMDLKKATTLASVTVMTFMLAGGFFVKKVPIFIAWIRYMSFNYHTYKLLLKVQYEDMLPPMNGLRVGNGRREVIALVLMVFGYRLLAYISLRKMKLNCGA is encoded by the exons ATGGAGAAAACAAGCATTACAAGCTTAGTGAGAACGAAATCGGACCAACTGGTGGAGACGGTAGCAGCAGCGTTCAAATCACCTCCGTCAGGAGAAGCCGGAAGAGGAATGACCTCGGAAAACTCCGGCGGAATGCTGTCTAGAAAGTCGAGCCGACGGCAGTCACCAGGGCGGAGTAGCAATGCAGGTGGCAGAAACACACACATCCGAAAGTCAAGGAGTGCACAGATGAAGTTTGACTTTGATGACGTCAGCAGTGGAGCGGCTTTAAGCCGAGCGTCAAGTGCCAGCTTAGGCTTATCCTTTTCCTTCTCTGGCTTCAACATGCCGCCGGATGAGATAGCCGACTCTAAGCCGTTTAGCGATGATGATACAC CAGAAGATGTAGAAGCTGCTGCTGGAAAACGAAAACCAAAGTTTCAAACAGAACCAACGTTGCCAATTTATCTCAAG TTCACAGATGTGGGTTACAAGGTGATAATAAAGGCAATAAGATCAACGGAAGAGAAGGAAATACTCAACGGAATAAGTGGTTCAGTGAGTCCTGGGGAAGTTCTGGCTCTTATGGGTCCTTCAGGAAGTGGAAAAACAACTCTCCTTAGTTTGCTTGGTGGCAGGTTAACTCAGTCTACGGTTTCTGGTTCTGTCACTTTCAACGACCAACCTTACTCTAAGTTCCTCAAAAGTAG GATAGGATTTGTGACTCAAGATGATGTTTTGTTTCCTCACCTTACAGTGAAAGAAACATTAACATATGCAGCCCGTCTCCGGTTACCGAAGACATTGACAAAAGAACAGAAGGAAAAGAGAGCCATTGATGTCATCTATGAGCTTGGATTAGAAAG GTGCCAAGATACTATGATTGGAGGCTCTTTCGTCCGCGGGGTATCGGGTGGGGAAAGGAAACGAGTGAGCATTGGAAATGAGATTATAATCAATCCTTCTCTTTTGTTTCTTGATGAACCAACCTCCGGCTTGGATTCCACAACAGCTTTAAGGATTGTTCAGATGCTACAAGACATAGCAGAG GCTGGGAAAACAGTTGTAACAACAATTCACCAGCCATCAAGTAGAGTATTTCACAAGTTTGACAAGTTAATCCTTCTTGGAAAAGGGCACCTGTTGTATTTCGGAAAAGCGTCAGAAGCCATGGCGTACTTTGCATCGATAGGTTGCAACCCTCTTATCACCATGAATCCAGCAGAATTCTTATTAGACCTTGCAAATGGAAACATAAATGATGTTTCTGTGCCATCCGAACTGGAGGATAGAGTCCAAATGGGGAATTCAGACACCGAAACACGAAACGGAAAACCATCTCCTGCTGTTGTGCATGAA TATCTCGTCGAAGCCTATGAGACTCGAGTTGCagaaatggagaagaagaaaataatggACCCCATACCTCTTGATGAAGAAGTGAAGCTGAAAGTTTCTTCGCCAAAGCGACAATGGGGAGCAAGCTGGTGGGAGCAATACACAATATTGTTCTGCAGAGGTATCAAAGAAAGACGACACGACTATTTCAGCTGGTTGAGAATCACACAAGTTCTTGCAACTGCAGTTATATTGGGATTACTGTGGTGGCGATCAGACAGTCGAAGCCCCGAAGGCCTGCAAATGCAAGATCAG GCAGGGCTGCTTTTCTTTATCGGAGTTTTTTGGGGATTCTTTCCTGTCTTCACAGCCATCTTTACATTTCCTCAAGAAAGAGCTATGCTCAATAAAGAACGAGCAGCAGACATGTATCGATTAAGTGCATATTTCTTGGCAAGGACTACAAGCGATCTTCCTCTAGATCTACTTCTGCCAGTACTTTTCCTTGTGGTTGTCTACTTCATGGCTGGTTTGAAAATGAGTGCTGCTCCATTTTTCCTCAGCCTGCTCACTGTTTTCCTCTGCATTGTTGCTGCCCAG GGACTCGGACTCGCTATTGGGGCTACATTGATGGACTTGAAGAAGGCTACAACACTAGCCTCAGTAACTGTGATGACCTTTATGCTGGCCGGAGGTTTCTTCGTCAAG AAAGTTCCGATTTTTATAGCTTGGATCCGTTATATGTCCTTCAACTACCACACTTACAAGCTTCTTCTCAAGGTCCAATACGAGGATATGTTGCCTCCAATGAACGGATTAAGAGTAGGCAATGGTAGGAGAGAAGTTATTGCTCTGGTTTTGATGGTTTTCGGCTACCGTCTATTGGCATATATTTCATTGCGCAAAATGAAGCTCAACTGTGGAGCATAA